One window from the genome of Synechococcus sp. PROS-7-1 encodes:
- a CDS encoding RNA methyltransferase translates to MPLPDPFLLSDLLRHRVRCDQGLDHGPGVMAWMHPPVHRLLGWVSRPSALRSSRDVWRLDQCRGMDDQQVFVKGLPAETDQLTLDRLPTLLDADLLDRDGQRLGQVADLAFVPTTGEILYYLVARSDPRLPGSSRWRLSPERIVDQQPGRVSTALRDLDDLPQARASVRQDFVRRSRQWREQLQQLGDRAGERLEGWLEEPPWEEPLRRDAHDDQWPESRSTPSDAREAWDDENWSDPGESRRDRSRPDHDEDPWI, encoded by the coding sequence TTGCCCCTGCCCGATCCGTTTCTTCTCAGCGATCTGCTTCGCCATCGGGTGCGTTGCGATCAGGGACTTGATCATGGACCTGGCGTGATGGCTTGGATGCACCCTCCAGTGCATCGCCTTTTGGGTTGGGTCAGCCGTCCGTCCGCTCTGCGCAGCAGTCGGGATGTTTGGAGGTTGGATCAATGCCGCGGCATGGATGATCAACAGGTGTTTGTGAAAGGACTGCCGGCGGAGACCGACCAGCTGACGCTGGATCGACTGCCCACGCTTCTGGATGCGGATCTCCTCGATCGGGATGGCCAGCGGTTGGGCCAGGTCGCCGATCTCGCGTTTGTTCCCACGACAGGTGAGATCCTCTATTACCTCGTGGCTCGCAGCGATCCAAGGCTTCCTGGAAGCAGCCGTTGGCGTCTCAGCCCCGAGCGCATCGTCGATCAGCAGCCCGGACGGGTCTCGACGGCCCTTCGGGATCTTGATGATCTGCCCCAGGCTCGCGCCAGTGTCCGTCAAGATTTCGTGCGCCGTTCCCGTCAATGGCGTGAGCAGCTCCAGCAGTTGGGTGATCGCGCTGGAGAACGGCTGGAAGGTTGGCTGGAGGAGCCGCCTTGGGAGGAGCCGTTGCGGCGTGACGCTCACGACGATCAATGGCCTGAGTCACGGTCAACCCCTTCGGATGCCCGCGAAGCTTGGGATGACGAGAACTGGTCTGATCCTGGGGAGTCCCGCCGGGATCGATCCCGGCCTGATCACGACGAAGACCCCTGGATCTGA
- the purL gene encoding phosphoribosylformylglycinamidine synthase subunit PurL encodes MTSALRQEGLTQKDYGEIQRRLGRDPNRAELGMFGVMWSEHCCYRNSRPLLRGFPTDGPRVLVGPGENAGVVDLGEGHRLAFKIESHNHPSAVEPFQGAATGVGGILRDIFTMGARPIALLNALRFGPLDEPATRGLVEGVVAGISHYGNCVGVPTVGGEVAFDPAYRGNPLVNAMALGLMETDDIVKSGASGVGNPVVYVGSTTGRDGMGGASFASAELSADSLDDRPAVQVGDPFLEKGLIEACLEAFQSGDVVAAQDMGAAGLTCSCSEMAAKGNVGVELDLDRVPAREQGMTAYEFLLSESQERMLFVVQAGREEALMQRFRRWGLQAAVVGQVLAEPVVRVLQHGSVAAEVPARALAEDTPINQHTLISEPPEDIQQHWCWSETDLPQVPSDHNWGADLLALLDDPTIASKRWVYRQYDQQVLANTVVPAGGADAAVVRLRPQQGDGSLRGSNRGVAATVDCPNRWVVLDPERGAMAAVAEAARNLTCVGAVPVAVTDNLNFPSPETPKGYWQLAMACRGLSEGCRVLGTPVTGGNVSLYNETRADDGSLQPIHPTPVVGMVGLVEDLRLVGGLAWRQPGDAVVLLGVSTDERQDDRVGLAGSSYQGVIHGLLTGRPPRVDLDLELRVQALVRQALAQGLLASAHDSSDGGLAVALAECSIASGLGVDGSLPGDGVRPERSLFAEGGARIVVSVRAECTEAWTALLASDAHAAVPVTTLGAVADHGRFRLSLGSQPVLDQPVQTLTECFEQALPRRLGTA; translated from the coding sequence GTGACCTCTGCACTGCGCCAGGAAGGGCTGACGCAGAAGGATTACGGCGAAATTCAGCGCCGACTTGGGCGAGATCCCAACAGGGCGGAGCTGGGAATGTTCGGTGTGATGTGGTCCGAGCATTGCTGTTACCGCAATTCCCGGCCTCTCCTGCGCGGTTTCCCCACCGATGGCCCTCGCGTCCTGGTTGGTCCAGGAGAGAACGCCGGTGTTGTGGACCTGGGGGAGGGGCACCGCCTGGCTTTCAAGATTGAAAGTCATAACCATCCTTCGGCAGTGGAGCCCTTTCAAGGTGCCGCTACAGGGGTGGGAGGGATCCTTCGGGACATTTTCACCATGGGTGCCCGACCGATCGCTTTGCTCAATGCCTTGCGTTTCGGTCCTCTCGATGAACCTGCCACCCGCGGGCTGGTGGAAGGTGTTGTGGCAGGGATTTCCCATTACGGCAATTGCGTCGGGGTACCGACCGTTGGTGGGGAAGTGGCCTTCGACCCCGCTTATCGCGGCAACCCCCTGGTGAATGCGATGGCTCTGGGCCTCATGGAGACCGATGACATCGTGAAATCGGGGGCGTCCGGTGTGGGCAATCCTGTGGTGTACGTGGGCAGCACCACGGGCCGTGACGGGATGGGGGGCGCCAGCTTCGCCAGTGCTGAACTCAGCGCGGATTCCTTGGATGATCGTCCTGCGGTGCAGGTGGGCGATCCCTTTCTTGAAAAGGGACTGATTGAGGCTTGCCTCGAAGCATTCCAGAGCGGGGATGTGGTGGCTGCCCAGGACATGGGGGCTGCGGGCCTCACCTGCAGCTGCTCAGAGATGGCCGCCAAAGGCAATGTGGGGGTGGAACTGGATCTCGACAGGGTCCCAGCCCGTGAACAGGGCATGACTGCCTACGAGTTCCTGCTCTCCGAATCGCAGGAGCGGATGCTGTTCGTGGTGCAGGCCGGTCGTGAGGAGGCGTTGATGCAGCGTTTCCGCCGCTGGGGCTTGCAGGCTGCCGTTGTGGGACAGGTTCTTGCCGAACCCGTTGTGCGGGTGCTTCAGCACGGATCGGTGGCTGCCGAGGTTCCTGCCCGGGCTCTTGCGGAAGACACTCCGATCAATCAGCACACCTTGATCTCAGAGCCTCCAGAGGACATTCAGCAGCACTGGTGTTGGTCGGAGACAGATCTTCCCCAGGTTCCCAGTGATCACAACTGGGGAGCGGATCTGCTGGCTCTGCTGGATGACCCCACCATCGCAAGTAAACGCTGGGTGTATCGCCAATACGACCAGCAGGTGCTCGCCAATACGGTGGTGCCCGCTGGTGGAGCGGATGCTGCTGTGGTGCGGCTTCGGCCTCAGCAAGGGGATGGATCGCTTCGGGGGTCGAACCGAGGGGTCGCGGCCACGGTCGACTGTCCCAATCGATGGGTGGTTCTGGACCCTGAGCGTGGAGCGATGGCTGCCGTGGCAGAGGCTGCCCGCAATCTCACTTGCGTTGGCGCTGTCCCGGTGGCTGTCACTGACAACCTCAATTTTCCATCTCCGGAAACGCCCAAGGGCTACTGGCAGTTGGCCATGGCCTGCCGAGGGCTTTCCGAGGGTTGTCGGGTGCTGGGCACTCCAGTGACGGGTGGGAATGTGTCGCTGTACAACGAGACCCGCGCCGACGACGGCAGCCTCCAACCGATTCATCCCACGCCCGTGGTGGGCATGGTGGGACTGGTCGAAGATCTTCGTCTGGTGGGTGGCCTGGCCTGGCGGCAACCGGGCGATGCCGTTGTGCTTCTTGGGGTCTCCACCGATGAGCGCCAGGATGACCGGGTTGGATTGGCCGGCAGCAGTTATCAGGGGGTCATCCATGGTCTGCTGACCGGTCGACCTCCGAGGGTTGACCTTGATCTTGAGCTGCGCGTTCAGGCTTTGGTCCGGCAGGCCCTGGCACAAGGTCTGCTCGCGTCTGCCCATGACAGCAGCGATGGCGGACTGGCCGTTGCGTTGGCGGAATGCTCGATTGCCTCGGGCCTCGGTGTGGATGGGTCGTTGCCTGGCGATGGCGTACGCCCGGAGCGGAGTCTTTTCGCTGAAGGAGGAGCCCGCATCGTCGTGTCCGTGCGGGCGGAGTGCACGGAAGCCTGGACGGCGCTGCTGGCCTCTGATGCCCATGCCGCCGTTCCGGTGACCACTCTCGGAGCCGTGGCGGATCACGGACGCTTTCGACTTTCCTTGGGATCGCAACCCGTGCTGGATCAGCCGGTGCAAACCCTGACGGAGTGTTTTGAGCAAGCTCTTCCCCGTCGGCTGGGAACAGCGTGA
- the purF gene encoding amidophosphoribosyltransferase — MQNSEGNPKSRRTVHQLEAERPDRMEEACGVFAVQASEQPVANLAYFGLYALQHRGQESAGIAVFNQGKVRLHKDMGLVSQVFDQDVLARMPGDLAIGHNRYSTTGSSRVCNAQPVVLMTRLGPFALAHNGNLVNAAELRERIDDGQVEFTSTTDSELIAFAVQQAVDRGLDWKAAITSAVSLCQGAFSLVIGTPGALYGLRDGYGIRPLVFGSLGEDSSGQWVLSSETCGLDIIGAAFVDDVQPGELVTFLPGDPTPQRECWIEPTTRMCVFEMIYFARPDSRFFGESLYSYRQRIGQILARESAVEADLVIGVPDSGIPAAIGYSQATGLPYADGLIKNRYVGRTFIQPTQAMREAGIRVKLNPLPDVLNGKRVVVIDDSIVRGTTSRKLVQALRDAGATEVHMRISSPPVTHPCFYGIDTDTQDQLIAARYTLEEIEAHLKVDSLAYLSQEGMLEAAGADSQHFCTACFDGDYPVPMDESMRSSKLMLEPAGVAANLG; from the coding sequence ATGCAGAATTCTGAAGGAAATCCGAAGTCGAGGCGGACCGTGCATCAGCTCGAGGCGGAGCGTCCCGATCGGATGGAGGAAGCCTGCGGTGTATTCGCCGTTCAGGCCTCCGAGCAACCGGTGGCCAACCTGGCTTATTTCGGCCTCTATGCCTTGCAGCATCGCGGTCAGGAATCCGCAGGCATCGCTGTGTTCAACCAGGGCAAGGTCCGTCTTCACAAAGACATGGGCCTGGTCAGTCAGGTGTTCGATCAAGACGTGCTCGCCCGGATGCCCGGTGATCTCGCCATCGGCCACAACCGTTATTCCACAACTGGCAGCAGCAGGGTCTGCAATGCCCAGCCGGTGGTTCTGATGACGCGCCTCGGTCCATTTGCGCTGGCCCACAACGGCAATCTGGTCAATGCCGCTGAATTGCGGGAACGCATTGATGATGGACAGGTGGAATTCACCTCCACCACAGATTCCGAGTTGATTGCCTTTGCAGTTCAGCAGGCTGTGGATCGTGGGCTCGACTGGAAGGCTGCGATCACCTCTGCGGTGTCGCTCTGCCAGGGGGCCTTCAGCCTGGTAATCGGCACTCCGGGAGCGCTTTACGGTCTGCGCGATGGTTATGGCATCCGACCGTTGGTTTTCGGTTCGCTTGGTGAGGACTCCAGTGGTCAGTGGGTTCTCAGCAGTGAAACCTGTGGGCTCGACATCATCGGGGCAGCCTTCGTTGACGACGTCCAGCCGGGTGAGTTGGTCACCTTCCTCCCTGGAGATCCCACTCCCCAAAGGGAGTGTTGGATTGAGCCCACCACGCGCATGTGCGTGTTTGAAATGATCTATTTCGCCAGGCCGGACAGTCGGTTTTTCGGTGAATCGTTGTATAGCTATCGCCAGCGCATTGGCCAGATCCTTGCCAGGGAATCGGCAGTGGAGGCTGATCTGGTGATCGGCGTTCCTGATTCCGGCATTCCTGCCGCCATCGGTTACTCCCAGGCCACCGGACTGCCCTATGCCGATGGTCTGATCAAGAACCGTTACGTCGGTCGCACCTTCATTCAGCCCACCCAAGCGATGCGCGAAGCCGGCATTCGCGTGAAGCTCAATCCCCTTCCCGATGTGCTCAATGGCAAACGCGTCGTGGTGATCGATGATTCGATTGTGCGTGGAACGACCAGCCGCAAGCTTGTGCAGGCCCTTCGCGACGCCGGAGCCACAGAGGTGCACATGCGCATCAGCTCACCACCGGTGACCCATCCCTGCTTCTACGGCATCGACACCGATACGCAGGATCAACTGATCGCTGCCCGTTACACCCTGGAGGAAATTGAGGCCCATCTCAAGGTGGACTCACTGGCTTACCTCAGCCAAGAAGGAATGTTGGAGGCGGCTGGCGCTGATTCCCAACATTTCTGCACCGCCTGTTTTGACGGTGATTACCCCGTGCCGATGGATGAGTCGATGCGATCCAGCAAGTTGATGCTGGAACCCGCCGGTGTGGCTGCCAACCTGGGTTGA
- a CDS encoding DNA topoisomerase (ATP-hydrolyzing) subunit A, with protein MAEERVQPIALHQEMQRSYLEYAMSVIVGRALPDVRDGLKPVQRRILYAMHELGLTPDRPYRKCARVVGDVLGKYHPHGDQAVYDALVRLVQTFSSRHPLLDGHGNFGSVDDDPPAAMRYTETRLAPIAHEGLLDEIGNDTVDFANNFDGSQQEPTVLPAQLPFLLLNGCSGIAVGMATSIPPHNLGEVVDGLIALVRKPDLSDEKLLSLIPGPDFPTGGEVLLGSGVRDTYLRGRGSIPMRGVAHVEEVQLGKGRHKRNAVIVTELPYQLSKAGWIEKLAEQVNDGKIGGIADIRDESDREGMRVVVELRRDADPDAVLKDLQRRTSLQSNFGAIMLALVDGQPQQLSLRRLLQTFLDYRELTLIRRTSHALRKAEDRLEVVEGLITALQSLQRVIAMIQEAQDAAAARASLMVHLDLSERQADAVLAMPLRRLTGLERESLRQEAEELRAERQRLKLLLDNRDQLLDALIQELRQLKKRFATARRTRLVEGGDHLLAERAANQRPNAELQRRQALDALPPESRILIQDDGQVKVISPQLMGRLHLNEPTALGDEPSPARIILPIKPVAKLLAVTASGRVALIRWEFAGQQPGSLERFLPTALQGDPVVSVLQLPDAEGDSDKAAVSSLGLLSSDGRFKRLPMQELLDLSGRAASVVKLKEGVELKTAVICQEGGALSLISDLGRVLHLPITEANLPLMGKLAQGPVAMRLLPQETLIAAVTTDPEQRDPLLLFSRHGTIKSLSLDDVRVCQRGDLGVIGWQPEQDGSEREDRLCAACVGSGLVGIVTSSGRHGRLLTEEPKHLTLKTGETLERIVPLLS; from the coding sequence ATGGCTGAGGAGCGCGTTCAACCGATCGCCCTGCATCAGGAGATGCAGCGCTCCTACCTCGAGTACGCCATGAGCGTGATCGTGGGCAGGGCACTGCCTGACGTCCGCGATGGACTCAAACCGGTTCAACGCCGCATCCTCTACGCGATGCATGAACTGGGCCTGACGCCAGACCGGCCCTACCGCAAGTGTGCGCGAGTTGTGGGTGATGTTCTGGGTAAATACCACCCCCACGGTGATCAGGCTGTCTACGACGCCCTTGTTCGTCTGGTGCAGACCTTTTCCAGCCGTCACCCCCTGTTGGATGGGCACGGCAATTTCGGCTCGGTCGACGACGATCCTCCCGCAGCCATGCGCTACACGGAGACCCGCTTGGCTCCAATTGCCCATGAAGGCCTCCTGGATGAGATCGGCAACGACACCGTCGACTTCGCCAACAACTTCGATGGGTCCCAGCAGGAGCCCACGGTTCTGCCTGCTCAGCTGCCATTTCTTCTCCTCAACGGGTGTTCAGGCATCGCTGTGGGCATGGCCACCAGCATTCCCCCCCACAACCTTGGAGAGGTGGTGGACGGACTGATCGCCCTGGTACGCAAACCGGATTTAAGCGATGAGAAATTGCTCAGCCTGATCCCAGGCCCCGATTTCCCCACTGGCGGTGAAGTGCTTCTTGGAAGCGGAGTCCGGGACACCTACCTGCGCGGGCGCGGAAGCATTCCAATGCGCGGTGTGGCCCATGTGGAAGAGGTGCAACTGGGCAAGGGCCGTCACAAACGCAATGCGGTGATCGTGACCGAACTGCCCTACCAACTGAGCAAAGCCGGGTGGATCGAAAAGCTGGCCGAACAGGTCAATGACGGCAAGATCGGCGGCATCGCCGACATCAGAGATGAAAGCGATCGCGAAGGAATGCGCGTCGTGGTGGAACTTCGCCGCGATGCCGATCCAGATGCAGTTCTGAAGGATCTCCAACGACGAACATCCCTGCAGAGCAATTTCGGAGCCATCATGCTGGCCCTTGTGGATGGCCAACCCCAGCAGCTGTCCCTGCGCCGGCTTCTGCAGACGTTCCTCGATTACAGGGAACTGACGCTGATCCGCCGCACAAGCCACGCCCTGCGCAAAGCGGAAGACCGCCTCGAGGTGGTGGAAGGTCTGATCACCGCACTGCAATCCCTGCAGCGAGTGATTGCCATGATTCAAGAGGCACAGGATGCCGCTGCGGCGAGGGCCAGCCTGATGGTGCATCTCGATCTCAGCGAACGTCAGGCCGACGCCGTCCTGGCCATGCCCCTGAGACGGTTAACCGGTTTGGAACGGGAGAGCCTCCGGCAGGAAGCTGAAGAGCTGAGAGCTGAACGCCAGCGCCTGAAGCTGCTCCTTGACAATCGCGATCAGTTGCTGGATGCCCTCATCCAGGAACTGCGTCAACTCAAAAAGCGATTTGCAACCGCACGTCGCACACGCCTTGTGGAAGGGGGTGATCACCTCCTGGCAGAACGGGCTGCCAATCAGCGCCCCAATGCAGAACTGCAGCGCCGCCAAGCCCTCGATGCACTGCCTCCCGAGTCGCGGATCCTGATCCAAGACGACGGACAGGTGAAGGTGATCAGTCCTCAATTGATGGGCCGACTGCACCTCAATGAGCCAACAGCACTGGGTGATGAGCCATCCCCAGCCAGGATCATCCTGCCGATCAAACCAGTGGCCAAACTCTTGGCTGTGACCGCCAGTGGACGGGTGGCACTGATCCGCTGGGAATTCGCAGGGCAACAACCCGGAAGCCTGGAACGATTCCTCCCCACAGCGTTGCAGGGAGATCCGGTTGTATCGGTCTTGCAGTTACCCGATGCGGAGGGCGACAGCGACAAAGCAGCGGTCTCATCCCTCGGACTTCTGAGCAGCGACGGCCGTTTCAAACGGCTGCCGATGCAGGAACTTCTGGACCTCTCCGGACGGGCAGCCAGTGTGGTGAAACTGAAGGAAGGCGTTGAACTCAAAACCGCAGTGATCTGCCAGGAGGGAGGAGCTCTGTCTCTGATCAGTGATCTCGGTCGCGTCCTGCATCTCCCGATCACAGAAGCCAACCTCCCCTTGATGGGCAAGTTGGCTCAAGGCCCCGTCGCCATGCGTCTGCTGCCTCAAGAAACCTTGATTGCTGCAGTCACCACAGACCCGGAACAACGGGATCCGCTGCTGCTGTTCAGCCGGCACGGCACGATCAAATCGCTGTCTCTCGACGATGTACGTGTCTGTCAGCGGGGAGATCTGGGTGTGATCGGTTGGCAACCCGAACAGGATGGAAGCGAACGGGAGGACCGACTCTGTGCAGCTTGCGTCGGCTCCGGACTGGTCGGCATTGTCACCTCATCCGGCCGTCATGGCCGACTGCTAACGGAGGAGCCGAAGCATCTGACGCTCAAAACCGGAGAAACGCTCGAACGCATTGTTCCGCTTCTGAGCTGA
- a CDS encoding tetratricopeptide repeat protein, with translation MSLVLGSVGATTTAPARALVPYVYTPSTQELEGAGVGIGRTAAQLLRLGQPEEASRLAALAVRLQPNDERLWSVLAEAQLRSDQLKAAAGSLAKAKSLNPGKAGLWFAEASLALRDNRPDDAIPLLDEGLRLDPKNAGAYFDLGNARVMQDDLRQALRAFEQATTIKPSFWEALNNQALVLFEMGNTSEAIKRWRSVLTIKRNAEPMLALAAALNKQKPGDSESIELARKALAEDPNYVLPGHQENQLWGLKLRQATETLLSEGALKAAVERAEANADPTTAE, from the coding sequence ATGTCCCTAGTGCTGGGATCGGTTGGTGCCACGACAACGGCCCCAGCAAGGGCCTTGGTTCCCTACGTGTACACACCAAGCACCCAGGAATTGGAGGGTGCAGGCGTTGGCATTGGCCGTACGGCCGCACAGCTGCTGAGACTCGGTCAACCGGAGGAAGCCTCCCGTCTGGCGGCCCTGGCTGTTCGGCTACAACCGAACGATGAACGCTTGTGGTCGGTGCTGGCAGAAGCCCAGCTCCGCAGTGATCAACTCAAAGCTGCAGCGGGATCCCTGGCCAAGGCCAAATCTCTGAACCCCGGGAAAGCGGGTCTCTGGTTTGCTGAAGCGTCGCTGGCCCTCAGGGACAACCGCCCCGATGACGCTATTCCGTTGTTGGATGAGGGCTTGCGTCTTGATCCCAAGAACGCAGGGGCCTACTTCGATCTCGGCAATGCCCGAGTGATGCAGGACGACCTGCGCCAGGCCTTGCGTGCATTCGAACAAGCCACCACCATCAAGCCAAGTTTTTGGGAAGCGCTCAACAATCAGGCGCTGGTGCTGTTCGAAATGGGCAACACGAGCGAGGCGATTAAACGTTGGCGTTCCGTGCTCACGATCAAACGCAACGCAGAGCCAATGCTGGCGCTGGCCGCTGCTCTTAATAAACAAAAACCCGGAGACTCTGAATCCATCGAACTGGCACGCAAGGCCCTTGCCGAGGATCCCAATTACGTTCTTCCCGGTCATCAGGAAAACCAACTCTGGGGCCTGAAATTGCGTCAGGCCACTGAAACCTTGCTCTCAGAAGGAGCCTTAAAAGCCGCTGTTGAACGGGCAGAAGCCAATGCCGATCCCACAACGGCCGAATGA
- the queG gene encoding tRNA epoxyqueuosine(34) reductase QueG translates to MNVPDDGVQLSLALKERAKAEGFEPVGIAALPGSPRLRLRTDALQRWLDAGHQADMGWMAAPRRRSADTVLEGARSLLAVGLNYHVAHERRHDRLAVARYGWGRDYHRVVNQRLRRVGRWLQDQKPNCRWRACVDAEPLLDKAWAEEAGLGWIGKHSNVIHPTRGSWMVIGHLLTSEPLVADQPAASRCGRCQACIDACPTQAITEPFVVDSRRCIAYHTIENRSEELPASIASALGPWVAGCDICQDVCPFNQQDVPSSHDPDLQPRPWLLDLTPDIIQNWTDQDWSERLKGSALRRIKPWMWRRNAEAAHLESGPTLR, encoded by the coding sequence GTGAACGTCCCCGACGACGGTGTACAGCTAAGCCTGGCCCTCAAGGAGCGGGCCAAAGCAGAAGGATTCGAACCCGTCGGTATCGCCGCGCTCCCCGGCAGCCCACGCCTGCGCCTGCGCACGGACGCCTTGCAACGTTGGCTGGACGCCGGACACCAAGCCGATATGGGCTGGATGGCAGCACCGAGACGCAGGTCTGCGGACACCGTTTTGGAGGGAGCCCGAAGCTTGCTGGCCGTTGGGCTGAATTATCACGTTGCGCATGAACGCCGCCACGACCGCCTGGCCGTGGCTCGCTACGGCTGGGGCCGCGATTACCACCGGGTGGTGAACCAGCGCCTGAGGAGGGTGGGTCGCTGGCTGCAGGATCAGAAACCGAACTGCCGCTGGCGGGCCTGCGTGGACGCTGAACCACTGCTTGATAAGGCTTGGGCGGAAGAAGCTGGGCTGGGCTGGATTGGAAAGCACAGCAACGTGATTCACCCCACGCGCGGGTCATGGATGGTGATCGGGCATCTGCTCACCAGTGAACCCCTCGTTGCTGATCAACCGGCTGCGTCCCGTTGCGGTCGTTGCCAAGCCTGCATAGACGCATGCCCGACGCAGGCAATCACCGAACCGTTTGTGGTGGACTCCAGGCGATGCATCGCGTACCACACGATTGAAAACCGCAGTGAAGAACTCCCGGCGTCAATCGCTAGCGCCCTGGGGCCCTGGGTTGCCGGATGCGACATCTGCCAGGACGTCTGCCCTTTCAATCAACAGGATGTGCCCTCCAGTCATGATCCCGACCTTCAACCAAGACCCTGGCTGCTGGATCTGACCCCGGACATCATCCAGAATTGGACAGATCAGGACTGGTCGGAACGGTTGAAAGGGTCGGCACTGAGGCGCATCAAACCCTGGATGTGGCGTCGCAACGCGGAAGCCGCACACCTCGAGAGCGGACCTACCCTGAGATGA
- a CDS encoding HpsJ family protein: MSASHQESSPRLAPLLRWLGLTLVLLLALQIGVVLSAADWSDEVYQQLLIERLVSQAPMGFIGLLLMLISSRLDQPASARPPIRIVVCVLSALLALAMIAVIPLGISGNQSLSGEADQNLNQKRGQLEMARQQSANPDNVKILGEQLAQAGQLPADATDEDKAKAAQEFIDKQLSQMDQQIQQAERQRNLAVNQRRFGGTLSAVVLAVALALLAIAAVL; this comes from the coding sequence GTGTCTGCATCCCACCAGGAGTCCTCACCTCGGCTTGCGCCGCTTCTGCGCTGGCTTGGGCTCACCCTGGTTCTGCTCCTCGCTTTGCAGATCGGCGTGGTGCTCAGCGCTGCGGATTGGAGTGATGAGGTTTATCAGCAGCTGTTGATCGAACGGTTGGTCAGTCAGGCGCCGATGGGATTCATCGGTCTGCTGCTCATGCTCATTTCTTCGCGATTGGATCAGCCCGCGTCAGCGCGTCCGCCGATTCGGATCGTGGTTTGCGTGCTCTCCGCACTGCTGGCTCTGGCCATGATCGCTGTGATTCCCCTTGGCATCAGTGGTAATCAGTCCCTCTCCGGTGAAGCCGATCAAAATCTGAATCAGAAGCGTGGGCAGTTGGAGATGGCGAGACAGCAGTCCGCCAATCCCGACAACGTAAAAATTCTGGGGGAGCAGCTCGCCCAAGCCGGTCAACTGCCCGCTGATGCAACCGATGAGGACAAGGCCAAGGCGGCTCAGGAGTTCATCGACAAGCAGTTGTCACAGATGGATCAGCAGATCCAACAGGCCGAACGCCAGCGAAATCTTGCGGTGAATCAGCGCCGTTTCGGAGGCACCCTTAGTGCAGTGGTGCTCGCAGTGGCCTTGGCACTGCTGGCGATAGCCGCTGTCCTCTGA
- a CDS encoding DUF502 domain-containing protein, with product MVQSNPRPDLPLGARLQQDLKNDLIAGLLVVIPLATTIWLATIVSRFVLAFLTSIPKQFNPFITLNPLLQDLINLALGLTVPLLGILLIGLMARNIVGSWLLEFGEGTLQRIPLAGSVYKTLKQLLETFLRDNSQRFRRVVLVEYPRQGLYSVGFVTGEVGPSLQAELEERLLSVFIPTAPNPTTGWYTLVPESSVRDLNLSVEDAFKTIISAGIVNPDAREAPAGRSFSSLIAQLRASVAPSSS from the coding sequence TTGGTCCAGTCCAATCCAAGACCTGATCTGCCTCTCGGCGCCAGGCTTCAGCAGGATCTCAAAAATGACCTGATTGCAGGTCTGCTTGTGGTGATTCCTCTAGCCACCACGATCTGGCTGGCCACCATTGTCAGCCGCTTCGTGCTGGCCTTCCTGACGTCGATCCCCAAGCAGTTCAACCCGTTCATCACACTCAATCCGCTTCTGCAGGATCTGATCAACCTGGCCCTTGGGCTCACGGTTCCTTTGCTCGGAATTCTGCTGATCGGTCTGATGGCCAGGAACATTGTGGGCAGTTGGTTGCTGGAGTTCGGTGAGGGAACTCTCCAGCGCATTCCGCTTGCAGGATCGGTCTACAAGACTCTCAAGCAACTCCTTGAAACCTTTCTGCGCGATAACTCCCAACGCTTTCGCAGGGTTGTTCTTGTGGAATATCCCAGGCAGGGTCTCTACAGCGTCGGTTTCGTTACTGGAGAAGTCGGACCCTCGCTGCAAGCGGAGCTTGAAGAGCGTTTGCTCAGTGTGTTCATCCCTACAGCCCCCAATCCCACCACCGGTTGGTACACCCTCGTTCCCGAATCCTCTGTGAGGGATCTGAATCTTTCGGTTGAAGATGCCTTTAAAACGATCATTTCGGCCGGAATCGTGAACCCCGATGCCAGGGAAGCGCCTGCTGGCCGTAGCTTTTCGAGCTTGATCGCCCAGCTCAGAGCCTCTGTGGCACCCTCCTCCTCCTGA